In the genome of Neodiprion pinetum isolate iyNeoPine1 chromosome 2, iyNeoPine1.2, whole genome shotgun sequence, one region contains:
- the LOC124211910 gene encoding zinc finger protein 271-like isoform X1: MADEITPPYEAKSLNVESKSKDISIRENPCFTERYWGEKDPDPNQVECFLTNPNEAEKDVNNEICNRLLCQICNAIFKGSCSRHNLLEHINSIHSFDIFNKGHRCHACNLVFYTLKAFETHKNICEKKSTSIISIETHSLDGIKEIVAIDHEKSKSNARTAESDAKIKEEDGNEDASFQSDFLPDGRDVKDNSFKCYICSTILRTTRDFTSHLLSRHKREISELEFDDLSYRCKKCTLTFPNLLLLRSHFFKKHTTLVIYRCIVCHVTLRSKKSLKIHFNNAHAQKTKELQPCDECGKELSNLRALKAHIRLKHSPNNNKQGFRCRLCKQKFDSKESRKVHYEEHHLGESPFVCTDCGKGFSSKSGLYGHRQLHKTDKSSTCPYCEKIFNRRDSYHEHILIHVGPKHRCPHCPKEFVQRSNLVRHIRIHTGQKPYTCTFCDKRFSDKGACNSHIRVHTKEEQCVCSYCGQTFTKKQKLKYHIRKHTGEGLLSCEICSKSFTNSFALKEHRAIHDRQTQTICIECGKAFNSAKYLQRHVALVHQEAPRANMAIRCPVCGKVFCHEGRLKSHLVTHLGKKHLQCLICEKRYSSMKSVRNHLQQSHNLMPDQPEFSKYVRSAFENDQTAITPQRLSLLCSSSDEKISSNSSIKLDQQRSSWNKDTFTGVGNDGINRNERIVKDEISFTQTEGILDYNHHDKLYCKTELNTLASTIHADKFPHEIKTEILDIPEEMVLQDEITHSFAEKCSSIGEEPTKVGAKMSMNEQTYPKWTQSNLSAIIEERMKVNEELSRICEKQINPVEEQIPETENIRNYFQEMDQESKLDSKYSKEINRRRKQMRTPKKYVSTVDTGLLKNNLNIIVPKRERVEAIARSLKKSTNTT; encoded by the exons ATGGCCGACGAAATCACTCCGCCGTATGAAGCAAAATCATTGAATGTCGAAAGTAAGAGTAAAGACATATCGATACGGGAGAATCCTTGTTTCACTGAAAGATATTGGGGGGAGAAAGATCCAGATCCTAATCAAGTCGAATGCTTTTTAACAAACCCCAATGAAGCTGAAAAAGATGTTAATAACGAAATCTGCAACAGATTATTGTGCCAAATATGCAATGCCATTTTTAAGGGATCATGTTCAAGACACAACCTTTTGGAACACATAAATTCGATTCATAGTTTTGACATTTTTAACAAAGGTCATAGATGTCATGCTTGTAACCTGGTATTTTACACTTTGAAAGCATTTGAGACGCAcaaaaatatttgtgaaaagaAATCCACAAGTATTATTTCAATCGAAACCCATTCTCTTGATGGTATCAAAGAAATTGTTGCAATAGACCATGAGAAGAGCAAATCTAATGCAAGAACTGCAGAAAGCGATGCTAAGATTAAAGAAGAAGATGGAAATGAAGATGCAAGTTTCCAAAGTGATTTCTTACCAGATGGAAGAGATGTAAAAGACAATTCTTTCAAATGCTACATCTGTTCCACCATACTTAGAACGACAAGAGATTTCACGTCACATTTGTTAAGTAGGCATAAAAGGGAAATAAGTGAATTGGAGTTTGACGATTTGTCTTACAGATGTAAGAAATGCACGTTGACATTTCCAAACTTGCTCTTGTTGCGGTCGCatttcttcaaaaaacacACTACACTGGTTATCTACAGATGTATTGTATGTCATGTCACATTGAGGTCTAagaaatctttaaaaattcatttcaacaaCGCCCATGCCCAGAAAACCAAAGAACTACAGCCATGCGATGAATGTGGGAAAGAGCTGTCAAACCTCAGAGCTCTTAAAGCTCATATTAGATTGAAACATAGTCctaataataacaaacaaGGTTTTCGATGCAGGCTTTGCAAGCAGAAATTCGACTCAAAGGAGAGCAG gaAAGTTCATTACGAAGAACATCATCTGGGAGAAAGTCCGTTTGTATGCACAGATTGCGGAAAAGGATTTTCAAGCAAATCTGGCCTTTATGGACACCGTCAGCTTCATAAAACCGACAAGTCTTCCACTTGTCCATATTGTGAAAAGATATTTAAC AGAAGGGACAGCTACCATGAACATATACTGATCCATGTTGGACCAAAGCATCGCTGTCCACATTGCCCAAAAGAGTTTGTTCAACGCAGTAATTTAGTTCGTCACATCAGGATTCACACAGGGCAGAAGCCATACACCTGCACATTTTGTGATAAACGGTTTTCGGACAAAGGCGCATGTAACTCTCACATTCGTGTGCACACCAAAGAAGAACAATGCGTTTGCTCATATTGCGGTCAAACATTcaccaaaaaacaaaagctcAAGTATCACATAAGAAAACACACTGGAGAGGGGTTGTTGAGCTGTGAAATATGCTCTAAATCATTCACCAATTCTTTTGCCCTGAAAGAACACAGGGCCATTCATGACAGGCAAACGCAAACCATTTGCATCGAATGTGGCAAGGCATTCAACAGCGCGAAATACTTGCAGAGGCACGTTGCTCTCGTCCATCAAGAAGCTCCACGCGCTAATATGGCTATCCGGTGTCCAGTTTGTGGCAAAGTATTTTGTCATGAAGGGAGGTTGAA ATCTCATCTCGTTACCCATTTAGGAAAGAAACATTTGCAATGTTtgatttgcgaaaaacgatATAGTAGCATGAAATCTGTGCGAAATCACTTGCAGCAAAGTCATAACCTGATGCCGGATCAACCGGAATTTAGCAAGTATGTTCGTTCTGCATTTGAAAACGACCAAACAGCAATAACTCCACAACGGCTAAGCCTGCTGTGTTCTTcgagcgatgaaaaaattagttcCAACAGTTCAATAAAATTAGATCAACAACGAAGTTCTTGGAATAAGGATACGTTCACAGGAGTTGGGAATGATGGTATCAATCGAAACGAGAGGATCGTTAAGGacgaaatttctttcactCAAACTGAGGGTATCTTAGATTATAATCATCATGACAAGTTATACTGTAAAACAGAGTTGAATACTTTGGCATCCACAATCCATGCGGATAAATTTCCGCATGAAATCAAAACCGAAATTCTTGATATTCCGGAGGAAATGGTTTTGCAAGACGAAATTACACATTcgtttgctgaaaaatgttcaagtaTTGGAGAAGAACCGACGAAAGTGGGCGCCAAGATGTCTATGAATGAACAGACGTACCCGAAATGGACGCAATCAAATTTAAGTGCAATTATTGAAGAGCGTATGAAGGTAAATGAGGAGCTGTCTAGaatatgtgaaaaacaaattaatcCTGTGGAAGAACAAATACCAGAAACCGAAAACATTCGTAATTACTTCCAAGAAATGGATCAAGAATCAAAATTGGATTCGAAATATTCCAAAGAGATTAATAGGAGGAGAAAACAGATGCGGACACCTAAGAAATACGTCTCAACAGTCGACACGGGCTTACTTaagaataatttgaatattatcgTACCAAAACGGGAAAGAGTTGAAGCAATAGCTCGTTCGCTTAAGAAGTCAACCAATACAACATAA
- the LOC124211910 gene encoding gastrula zinc finger protein XlCGF57.1-like isoform X2: protein MADEITPPYEAKSLNVESKSKDISIRENPCFTERYWGEKDPDPNQVECFLTNPNEAEKDVNNEICNRLLCQICNAIFKGSCSRHNLLEHINSIHSFDIFNKGHRCHACNLVFYTLKAFETHKNICEKKSTSIISIETHSLDGIKEIVAIDHEKSKSNARTAESDAKIKEEDGNEDASFQSDFLPDGRDVKDNSFKCYICSTILRTTRDFTSHLLSRHKREISELEFDDLSYRCKKCTLTFPNLLLLRSHFFKKHTTLVIYRCIVCHVTLRSKKSLKIHFNNAHAQKTKELQPCDECGKELSNLRALKAHIRLKHSPNNNKQGFRCRLCKQKFDSKESRKVHYEEHHLGESPFVCTDCGKGFSSKSGLYGHRQLHKTDKSSTCPYCEKIFNRRDSYHEHILIHVGPKHRCPHCPKEFVQRSNLVRHIRIHTGQKPYTCTFCDKRFSDKGACNSHIRVHTKEEQCVCSYCGQTFTKKQKLKYHIRKHTGEGLLSCEICSKSFTNSFALKEHRAIHDRQTQTICIECGKAFNSAKYLQRHVALVHQEAPRANMAIRCPVCGKVFCHEGRLKEYVGIW, encoded by the exons ATGGCCGACGAAATCACTCCGCCGTATGAAGCAAAATCATTGAATGTCGAAAGTAAGAGTAAAGACATATCGATACGGGAGAATCCTTGTTTCACTGAAAGATATTGGGGGGAGAAAGATCCAGATCCTAATCAAGTCGAATGCTTTTTAACAAACCCCAATGAAGCTGAAAAAGATGTTAATAACGAAATCTGCAACAGATTATTGTGCCAAATATGCAATGCCATTTTTAAGGGATCATGTTCAAGACACAACCTTTTGGAACACATAAATTCGATTCATAGTTTTGACATTTTTAACAAAGGTCATAGATGTCATGCTTGTAACCTGGTATTTTACACTTTGAAAGCATTTGAGACGCAcaaaaatatttgtgaaaagaAATCCACAAGTATTATTTCAATCGAAACCCATTCTCTTGATGGTATCAAAGAAATTGTTGCAATAGACCATGAGAAGAGCAAATCTAATGCAAGAACTGCAGAAAGCGATGCTAAGATTAAAGAAGAAGATGGAAATGAAGATGCAAGTTTCCAAAGTGATTTCTTACCAGATGGAAGAGATGTAAAAGACAATTCTTTCAAATGCTACATCTGTTCCACCATACTTAGAACGACAAGAGATTTCACGTCACATTTGTTAAGTAGGCATAAAAGGGAAATAAGTGAATTGGAGTTTGACGATTTGTCTTACAGATGTAAGAAATGCACGTTGACATTTCCAAACTTGCTCTTGTTGCGGTCGCatttcttcaaaaaacacACTACACTGGTTATCTACAGATGTATTGTATGTCATGTCACATTGAGGTCTAagaaatctttaaaaattcatttcaacaaCGCCCATGCCCAGAAAACCAAAGAACTACAGCCATGCGATGAATGTGGGAAAGAGCTGTCAAACCTCAGAGCTCTTAAAGCTCATATTAGATTGAAACATAGTCctaataataacaaacaaGGTTTTCGATGCAGGCTTTGCAAGCAGAAATTCGACTCAAAGGAGAGCAG gaAAGTTCATTACGAAGAACATCATCTGGGAGAAAGTCCGTTTGTATGCACAGATTGCGGAAAAGGATTTTCAAGCAAATCTGGCCTTTATGGACACCGTCAGCTTCATAAAACCGACAAGTCTTCCACTTGTCCATATTGTGAAAAGATATTTAAC AGAAGGGACAGCTACCATGAACATATACTGATCCATGTTGGACCAAAGCATCGCTGTCCACATTGCCCAAAAGAGTTTGTTCAACGCAGTAATTTAGTTCGTCACATCAGGATTCACACAGGGCAGAAGCCATACACCTGCACATTTTGTGATAAACGGTTTTCGGACAAAGGCGCATGTAACTCTCACATTCGTGTGCACACCAAAGAAGAACAATGCGTTTGCTCATATTGCGGTCAAACATTcaccaaaaaacaaaagctcAAGTATCACATAAGAAAACACACTGGAGAGGGGTTGTTGAGCTGTGAAATATGCTCTAAATCATTCACCAATTCTTTTGCCCTGAAAGAACACAGGGCCATTCATGACAGGCAAACGCAAACCATTTGCATCGAATGTGGCAAGGCATTCAACAGCGCGAAATACTTGCAGAGGCACGTTGCTCTCGTCCATCAAGAAGCTCCACGCGCTAATATGGCTATCCGGTGTCCAGTTTGTGGCAAAGTATTTTGTCATGAAGGGAGGTTGAA AGAATATGTGGGGATTTGGTGA